The Methanoculleus marisnigri JR1 genome window below encodes:
- a CDS encoding nucleoside recognition protein: MYDGIVQTVTLAAGLLGEMVPMMIAGVFLAEVLVALNIAGRIAALSRPLTSFACLREECGTSFLMAFVSPPAASAMLVDYHTKEIISRKELIIAAVMNSFPTVVMHWRYLLPVYIPLLGIPGLIYFGLLLLVGLAKTAFIMVIGRTILTPPQCTPVIMAEEPVVTLREALRTACTSSKKTLVRLLSITVPTIVLVAFLINAGVFDRLAGLMQGAGAVFPVPPEGFAIIAAQFGSFVAGASVASTLLAAGDMTWQQIVLTLLVGNVLTSVTRSIRWLGSSYVAIFGMRTGTEIMLVSTMLRNGIMVLLVAALAYGFGWG, encoded by the coding sequence ATGTACGACGGTATCGTTCAGACAGTGACACTCGCTGCCGGCCTGCTCGGCGAGATGGTCCCGATGATGATCGCCGGGGTCTTCCTCGCCGAGGTGCTCGTCGCCCTGAATATCGCCGGGCGGATTGCTGCTCTCTCCCGTCCGCTCACCTCGTTCGCCTGCCTGCGGGAGGAGTGCGGCACCAGTTTCCTCATGGCCTTCGTCTCTCCTCCTGCTGCGAGCGCCATGCTGGTGGACTACCACACAAAGGAGATCATCAGCCGCAAGGAGCTGATCATCGCGGCCGTCATGAACTCGTTTCCGACGGTCGTGATGCACTGGCGCTATCTTCTCCCGGTCTACATCCCTCTTCTCGGCATCCCCGGCCTCATCTACTTCGGCCTGCTGCTGCTTGTCGGCCTTGCAAAGACCGCGTTCATCATGGTCATCGGCCGAACCATCCTCACTCCCCCCCAATGCACTCCGGTCATAATGGCGGAGGAGCCGGTCGTCACGCTCCGGGAGGCGCTACGGACGGCGTGTACGTCCTCAAAAAAGACCCTCGTGCGCCTGCTCTCGATCACCGTCCCCACCATCGTCCTCGTCGCGTTCCTCATCAACGCCGGCGTCTTTGACCGACTTGCCGGGTTGATGCAGGGTGCGGGTGCGGTATTCCCCGTGCCGCCGGAGGGGTTCGCCATCATCGCGGCGCAGTTCGGCAGTTTCGTCGCGGGCGCGAGCGTCGCCTCCACCCTGCTCGCCGCGGGGGATATGACCTGGCAGCAGATCGTCCTCACGCTCCTCGTCGGCAATGTGCTTACGAGCGTGACGCGGAGCATCCGCTGGCTCGGCTCTTCTTACGTCGCCATTTTCGGGATGCGGACGGGAACAGAGATCATGCTCGTCTCGACGATGCTCCGGAATGGGATCATGGTTCTGCTGGTCGCGGCGCTGGCTTACGGGTTCGGCTGGGGCTGA
- a CDS encoding DMT family transporter produces the protein MQNTAWITLFFAGLLETGWALGLKYTEGFTKVWPSVATLAVMAGSIYLLSRSLSGLPLGTAYAVWTGIGAVGTVIAGIVLFGESRSVFRLLCILLIVSGIVGLRFCSDA, from the coding sequence ATGCAGAATACCGCCTGGATTACCCTGTTTTTTGCCGGGCTCCTGGAGACCGGCTGGGCGCTCGGCCTCAAGTATACCGAAGGGTTCACAAAGGTCTGGCCGTCGGTGGCGACCCTCGCCGTGATGGCCGGGAGCATCTACCTCCTCTCGCGATCGCTCTCCGGCCTTCCGCTCGGGACAGCGTATGCCGTCTGGACGGGCATCGGGGCGGTCGGAACGGTCATCGCCGGGATCGTGCTCTTCGGCGAATCAAGGAGCGTCTTCCGCCTCCTCTGCATCCTCCTGATCGTATCGGGGATCGTGGGGCTGCGGTTCTGTTCGGATGCGTGA
- a CDS encoding ferredoxin, with product MVKVTIDRPGCTSCESCWTLCPDVFEEDPNDGLSSITEKYRVDGNPAEGEVPDDLADCALEAADACPVAVIIVED from the coding sequence GTGGTGAAAGTTACCATCGACAGGCCGGGATGCACCAGCTGCGAGTCGTGCTGGACGCTCTGCCCGGACGTCTTTGAAGAGGATCCAAACGACGGCCTGAGCTCGATTACGGAGAAGTACCGGGTCGACGGCAACCCCGCGGAGGGTGAGGTGCCCGACGACCTCGCCGACTGCGCACTGGAGGCCGCCGACGCGTGCCCGGTCGCGGTCATCATCGTGGAAGACTGA
- a CDS encoding PD-(D/E)XK nuclease family protein gives MSPAVLYRQLPGEGLDAFIAEFRKAAARDPFGTVFIVPTSHLAREIVRRLGEEGVPVVADAVTTLPGFARKVFLDYATSETLISGAESRLVLARILAAGRYPLLCTGAVDDLATLFDVILMRKVDYPAALGDLATAKSIEIARLFDAYRRFLDEHDLVDESTLFARTVRLLADTGWFRTVYIYGLFGPMPRAGGSHYARPPRTVFVYGLFEPMPLERDLLFSLRESAEEFHYSIPYTGNPAIFTDDGEWLHPDAVISGDAPDTRRSRLAALFSRSEPVDCCGFVRLAERRDREGEVRAIAQEIRDLVAAGVRPDEIAVAFPDFASALPYVEEVFPDFGVPYAASDGRALSASPLVRALLDVAMVPARGYRREDVVALATSPYLPFTGGCELDIFSREARITAGNWDERLAALARAAGEERGRPDTPESAKSRLAEKVAAIESARKTVRELFADLSALEATKTLAGHIAAYRSVLERWQAPAMPEDGDPDLLEDEARNLGGFSGILAALERLARLLPDEKMSLAEFSSLLAQVAAGTRTGRRRSNGGVRVVGVREVAHLAVPYLFVGGLVEGTMPRLTTRLPFTTDAETRRLGTRSREDILREERYYFTAALLSARTRVYLSYPAAEGATPLVHSGFVDAVREAFSPETWGSNDFPDSGLAAARRAGALLARGEFPVGMPCPIPVREAVRRLNIENYHRKAGYDSPYDGMLDDDPAILAALAERFGEGAVFSPTALETYADCPFRFYLERVLGLAPLPEADPDLTAQERGSLVHRIAYRFYSGWTCDGNGPVTGACYADALRRILDAGREEADRFTFETPAWAADKEHLLGSPAAGKGVLERFLRHEAEVAASRFVPHAFEVSFGLPLVPGEVDAVSIPDAVAIPLGEETIRLRGRVDRVDVLTDGRFMITDYKTGSSHPRLRDIEAGKALQLPLYLRAVETLTGREGVAGTYYILRRGEVTNKPVFWDAGLKDCFSCFPGSQRSSVEDVREVVKTALFWTKRYLAGIRGGRFPPRSDAGPCPAYCGFKTVCRFDALRLLNAEVMPDGTD, from the coding sequence ATGTCCCCCGCCGTTCTGTACCGCCAGTTGCCCGGAGAAGGTCTCGACGCGTTCATCGCGGAGTTCCGGAAAGCCGCCGCCCGCGACCCGTTCGGCACCGTCTTCATCGTCCCGACCTCTCACCTTGCCCGGGAGATCGTCCGCCGCCTCGGGGAAGAAGGCGTCCCGGTCGTCGCCGATGCGGTCACGACCCTTCCCGGGTTCGCCCGGAAGGTCTTTCTCGACTATGCGACGTCGGAGACGCTGATCTCCGGGGCCGAATCCCGGCTCGTCCTCGCCCGCATCCTCGCCGCCGGCAGGTACCCGCTTCTTTGCACCGGGGCGGTCGACGACCTCGCGACCCTTTTTGATGTCATCCTCATGCGGAAGGTCGATTACCCGGCCGCCCTCGGCGATCTCGCGACCGCCAAAAGCATCGAGATCGCCCGTCTCTTCGATGCCTACCGCCGGTTCCTCGACGAGCACGACCTCGTCGACGAGAGCACGCTCTTTGCCCGTACGGTTCGGCTGCTCGCCGATACGGGCTGGTTCCGGACGGTCTACATCTACGGTCTCTTCGGGCCGATGCCGCGGGCGGGCGGCAGCCATTATGCCCGACCCCCCCGAACGGTCTTCGTCTATGGCCTCTTCGAGCCGATGCCGCTCGAACGCGACCTTCTTTTCTCTCTGCGGGAGTCTGCGGAGGAGTTTCACTACTCGATCCCCTACACCGGAAATCCGGCGATCTTTACCGACGACGGCGAGTGGCTGCACCCGGATGCGGTCATATCCGGGGATGCGCCGGACACCCGCCGCTCACGCCTCGCCGCCCTCTTCTCCCGGTCTGAGCCCGTTGACTGCTGCGGGTTCGTCCGTCTCGCAGAGCGGCGTGACCGGGAGGGCGAGGTCCGGGCGATAGCGCAGGAGATCCGCGATCTGGTCGCCGCCGGCGTGCGGCCGGACGAGATCGCGGTCGCGTTCCCCGACTTCGCATCAGCGCTGCCTTACGTGGAGGAGGTCTTCCCCGACTTCGGGGTTCCGTACGCCGCGTCCGATGGCCGGGCGCTCTCCGCATCGCCGCTTGTCCGGGCGCTGCTCGACGTCGCTATGGTTCCCGCCCGCGGTTACCGGCGGGAGGACGTCGTCGCTCTCGCGACCTCCCCCTACCTGCCGTTCACCGGCGGCTGCGAGCTCGACATCTTCTCCCGGGAGGCCCGGATAACCGCCGGGAATTGGGACGAGCGGCTCGCCGCGCTCGCCCGCGCTGCCGGTGAGGAGCGAGGACGGCCGGACACCCCGGAATCGGCAAAGTCCCGGCTCGCCGAAAAGGTCGCCGCCATCGAGTCGGCACGGAAGACCGTCCGGGAGCTCTTCGCCGATCTCTCGGCGCTCGAAGCGACGAAGACGCTTGCCGGCCATATCGCCGCCTACCGATCCGTCCTCGAGCGGTGGCAGGCTCCGGCCATGCCGGAGGACGGCGATCCCGATCTCCTCGAGGACGAAGCACGGAATCTCGGGGGGTTCTCCGGCATCCTCGCGGCGCTCGAACGCCTCGCCCGGCTGCTGCCGGACGAGAAGATGTCCCTTGCGGAGTTCTCCTCCCTGCTCGCGCAGGTTGCCGCCGGAACCCGGACAGGCCGTCGGCGGAGCAACGGCGGCGTCCGGGTGGTCGGCGTCCGGGAGGTTGCGCACCTCGCCGTCCCCTACCTCTTCGTCGGGGGTCTCGTCGAGGGTACGATGCCGCGGCTGACCACCCGGCTCCCGTTCACCACCGACGCCGAGACCCGGCGCCTTGGAACCCGGTCGAGAGAGGATATCCTCCGGGAGGAGCGGTATTACTTCACCGCCGCCCTGCTCTCCGCCCGCACCCGGGTCTACCTGAGTTATCCCGCGGCCGAAGGAGCAACGCCGCTGGTGCACTCCGGCTTCGTGGACGCCGTTCGCGAAGCGTTCTCCCCGGAGACGTGGGGGAGCAATGATTTCCCGGACTCCGGGCTCGCTGCAGCCCGGCGGGCCGGGGCCCTCCTCGCCCGCGGGGAGTTCCCCGTCGGGATGCCGTGCCCCATCCCCGTCCGCGAGGCCGTCCGCCGGCTCAACATCGAGAACTACCACCGGAAAGCCGGCTACGACTCTCCCTACGACGGCATGCTCGATGACGACCCGGCGATCCTCGCGGCGCTCGCCGAACGGTTCGGCGAGGGGGCGGTCTTCTCCCCGACGGCGCTCGAGACCTACGCCGACTGTCCGTTCCGGTTCTACCTGGAGCGGGTTCTCGGTCTTGCGCCGCTGCCCGAGGCGGATCCCGACCTGACGGCACAGGAGCGGGGGAGCCTCGTCCACCGGATCGCCTACCGGTTCTACTCCGGCTGGACGTGCGACGGCAACGGCCCGGTCACCGGGGCGTGCTACGCGGACGCCCTCCGACGGATCCTCGACGCCGGCCGGGAGGAGGCGGACCGGTTTACGTTCGAGACCCCGGCATGGGCCGCGGATAAAGAGCATCTTCTCGGGTCGCCTGCGGCGGGAAAGGGGGTGCTCGAGCGGTTCCTCCGGCACGAGGCCGAAGTCGCGGCCTCCCGCTTCGTCCCGCACGCCTTCGAGGTCTCGTTCGGCCTCCCGCTGGTGCCGGGGGAGGTCGACGCGGTATCGATACCCGACGCGGTCGCGATCCCGCTCGGCGAGGAGACCATCCGCCTGCGGGGCAGGGTCGACCGGGTCGACGTGCTGACCGATGGGCGGTTCATGATCACCGACTACAAGACCGGGTCCTCGCATCCCCGGCTCAGGGATATCGAGGCCGGAAAAGCGCTCCAGCTCCCCCTCTACCTCCGGGCGGTCGAGACCCTGACCGGGAGGGAGGGGGTCGCGGGCACCTACTACATCCTCCGGCGCGGTGAAGTCACGAACAAACCGGTCTTCTGGGACGCGGGGCTAAAGGACTGCTTCTCCTGCTTCCCCGGCTCGCAACGGAGCAGCGTCGAGGATGTCCGCGAGGTGGTAAAGACCGCTCTCTTCTGGACGAAGCGCTACCTCGCCGGGATACGCGGCGGGCGCTTCCCGCCCCGGTCGGACGCCGGCCCCTGCCCGGCGTACTGCGGGTTCAAGACCGTCTGCCGGTTCGACGCCCTGCGGCTGCTCAACGCGGAGGTGATGCCCGATGGGACTGACTGA
- a CDS encoding HD domain-containing protein — MNEEMAAMLDYVRAALPESGAHGFDHTERVVRLCERIGAQEGADMAILIPAALFHDIARPLEEETGVPHEEEGARIAESYLRSVRYPEDCIPAIIHAIRAHRYSSGIAPETPEARVLSDADNLDAMGTIGIARTFIRAGEHGGGIADATGHFHDKLLNLRDRMYTTTARSIAEERHALLVAFIETLEGEMGARIPPES, encoded by the coding sequence ATGAACGAAGAGATGGCCGCGATGCTCGATTACGTCAGGGCGGCGCTCCCGGAATCGGGGGCGCACGGGTTCGACCATACGGAGAGGGTCGTGCGCCTCTGCGAGCGGATCGGCGCTCAGGAGGGAGCGGATATGGCGATCCTCATCCCGGCCGCTCTCTTCCACGATATCGCCCGGCCCCTCGAGGAGGAGACGGGCGTCCCCCACGAAGAAGAGGGAGCACGGATAGCGGAGTCCTACCTCCGCTCCGTCCGTTATCCCGAGGATTGCATCCCGGCCATCATCCACGCCATCCGTGCGCACCGGTACTCCTCGGGTATCGCTCCCGAAACCCCGGAGGCCCGAGTGCTCTCCGACGCGGATAACCTCGACGCGATGGGCACGATCGGGATCGCGAGGACGTTTATCCGGGCCGGAGAGCACGGAGGGGGCATCGCGGACGCAACCGGCCACTTCCATGACAAACTGCTGAACCTGAGAGACCGCATGTACACAACGACCGCCCGGAGCATCGCCGAAGAGAGGCACGCGCTCCTTGTTGCGTTCATTGAAACCCTTGAAGGCGAGATGGGCGCCCGAATCCCGCCGGAATCGTGA
- a CDS encoding UvrD-helicase domain-containing protein, which produces MGLTERQARAALDHSTSKCVTAGAGTGKTHVLVQKYLSLLESGVGVGNILALTFTEKAAGEMKIRVRRAIAEKEGERWDAIRDEFLWAKVSTFHSFCASVLREFSIGAGVGPSFAVLDEGEAFRLREEAIDDLIHGDPPTACRDAVIGALRAVGAYELKNYLEALYSRRGAAEAFFAALAESEEEVLDAWRTALERCQTEALEAFLSRAAPSIETLRDLAARYPGERDPAGAYLRAVEPCLAGEIAVAELAAVHDNSGFRKNMGQKKNWEGDDLDNLRAAYGVLRQCLTDHAGACSLTLDAADPFTRATLDFLRDLGVVFKAFLDSVEAEKRRMNALDFDDLVNRTHRLFRDRGDIVETHFRSRFRFILVDEFQDTDPVQIAIIRTLLGDSANLFVVGDPKQSIYLFREADVTQFSHTRDLIERDLGGETVALDVNFRSTPEVVGFTNAVFSALMAEAGRPWEFLYEPLHAFRRDDAGSVELLLCQKIRDRAAGRRAEAEMAARKIRSLVERGEKRVSRDGEVRPAGYGDVAVLLERRTNLAYYEWALARYGVPYHVHAGLGFYERQEVYDLYNILRFLANNLDDAALYGVLRSPYFGFSDARLFHIARAPGASLWERLQAAAEPAAATLREWLSLSRRLPPARLLRRIVDESGIFVVFGGMAGGEQAAANVEKLIALARDADCSTLAGFVAELGRSIDAGDREGDAPLDLASADSVSIMTVHAAKGLEFPVVVVPDLAETPRSGGGTIMVEDGLLLGVSIPNPANDHEREETPVLRLLKDEYRQKEEAERKRLFYVAVTRAEDHLILCGEMPVAVPESLRDARTRMAWLAHCLGLCDEVYARGEAVLGTLRIPITLDPAAIPVDVQETVPVCLPVPDDVPAAPVPAGIPSNGKKERVYSASELEAYLRGPAESRLPVFAAGEDALTRGLVVHEVFRGRDPAAVLRRYGLDPAGAVEYQELYVRFLASPLMRGIVRDHREVPFSARVNGFAFRGVIDRLVQRVNGTWMLIDYKTGTPGDAGEYAIQMAVYHRAAAQILSAPVTPYLYFVDADRWAEIEVDEDLVFAEISRAISGIEEEGL; this is translated from the coding sequence ATGGGACTGACTGAACGCCAGGCGCGGGCCGCGCTCGACCACTCGACGAGCAAGTGCGTCACCGCCGGTGCGGGGACGGGGAAGACGCACGTCCTGGTGCAGAAGTACCTCAGCCTGCTCGAATCCGGTGTCGGCGTCGGCAATATCCTCGCGCTCACCTTCACCGAGAAGGCGGCCGGCGAGATGAAGATCCGGGTCCGCCGGGCGATTGCGGAGAAGGAGGGCGAGCGGTGGGACGCGATCCGCGACGAGTTTTTGTGGGCGAAGGTATCGACCTTCCACTCCTTCTGCGCCTCGGTTCTCCGGGAGTTTTCCATCGGGGCCGGCGTGGGGCCGTCCTTTGCCGTCCTCGACGAGGGGGAGGCGTTCCGGCTCCGCGAGGAGGCGATCGACGACCTCATCCACGGTGATCCGCCCACGGCGTGCCGGGACGCGGTGATCGGCGCTCTCCGGGCCGTCGGGGCCTACGAACTGAAGAACTACCTCGAGGCGCTGTACTCCCGCCGCGGGGCTGCGGAAGCGTTCTTTGCCGCGCTCGCGGAGAGCGAGGAGGAGGTGCTCGACGCCTGGCGGACGGCCCTGGAGCGGTGCCAAACGGAAGCCCTGGAGGCCTTCCTCTCGCGGGCCGCCCCCTCTATCGAGACGCTTCGTGACCTTGCCGCCCGCTACCCGGGCGAGCGCGACCCGGCCGGGGCCTACCTCCGGGCGGTCGAACCCTGCCTCGCCGGCGAGATCGCGGTCGCCGAACTTGCCGCGGTTCACGACAATTCGGGGTTCCGCAAGAACATGGGGCAGAAGAAGAACTGGGAGGGGGACGACCTCGACAACCTCCGGGCGGCCTACGGCGTCCTCAGGCAGTGCCTCACCGATCACGCGGGTGCCTGCTCGCTCACCCTTGATGCGGCCGACCCCTTCACCCGGGCGACGCTCGACTTCCTCCGCGACCTCGGGGTGGTCTTTAAGGCCTTCCTCGACTCGGTCGAGGCGGAGAAGCGGCGGATGAACGCCCTCGACTTCGACGACCTGGTGAACCGCACCCACCGGCTCTTTCGCGACCGGGGGGACATCGTCGAGACGCATTTTAGGAGCCGGTTCCGGTTTATCCTGGTCGACGAGTTCCAGGATACCGATCCCGTCCAGATCGCCATCATCCGCACCCTCCTCGGCGATTCCGCGAACCTGTTCGTCGTCGGCGACCCGAAACAGTCCATCTACCTCTTCCGGGAGGCCGACGTGACGCAGTTTTCGCATACCCGCGACCTGATCGAGCGTGACCTCGGCGGGGAGACGGTCGCGCTCGACGTCAACTTCCGGAGCACGCCCGAGGTCGTCGGGTTCACGAACGCCGTCTTTTCCGCCCTGATGGCGGAGGCCGGACGGCCCTGGGAGTTCCTCTACGAACCGCTGCATGCGTTCCGCCGGGACGACGCCGGTTCGGTCGAACTCCTCCTCTGCCAGAAGATCAGGGACCGTGCGGCCGGCCGCCGGGCCGAGGCGGAGATGGCGGCAAGGAAGATCCGTTCTCTCGTCGAGCGGGGAGAGAAGCGGGTCTCCCGCGACGGGGAGGTCCGGCCGGCAGGCTACGGCGACGTCGCCGTCCTGCTCGAGCGGCGGACGAACCTCGCCTACTACGAGTGGGCGCTCGCCCGCTACGGCGTTCCCTACCACGTCCATGCCGGTCTCGGGTTCTACGAGCGCCAGGAGGTCTACGACCTCTACAACATCCTCCGGTTCCTCGCAAACAACCTGGACGACGCGGCGCTCTACGGCGTGCTGCGCTCACCCTACTTCGGGTTCTCCGACGCCCGGCTCTTCCATATCGCCCGGGCGCCCGGGGCTTCCCTCTGGGAGCGGCTGCAGGCCGCGGCGGAGCCCGCGGCGGCGACCCTCCGTGAGTGGCTCTCGCTCTCCCGCAGGCTCCCGCCCGCCCGCCTCCTCCGCCGGATCGTCGACGAGTCGGGGATCTTCGTCGTCTTCGGCGGGATGGCCGGGGGCGAGCAGGCCGCGGCGAACGTCGAAAAGCTGATCGCCCTCGCGAGAGATGCCGACTGCTCCACGCTCGCCGGTTTTGTCGCGGAACTCGGCCGCTCCATCGACGCCGGAGACCGGGAGGGGGATGCTCCTCTCGACCTTGCATCCGCGGACTCGGTCTCGATCATGACGGTGCACGCCGCGAAGGGGCTCGAGTTCCCGGTCGTCGTCGTCCCCGACCTTGCGGAGACGCCGCGGTCCGGCGGGGGCACCATCATGGTGGAGGACGGGCTGCTGCTCGGCGTCTCGATACCGAACCCGGCAAACGACCACGAGCGCGAGGAGACGCCCGTCCTCCGGCTTCTCAAGGACGAATACCGGCAGAAGGAGGAGGCGGAGCGCAAACGGCTCTTCTACGTCGCGGTCACCCGGGCAGAGGATCACCTCATCCTCTGCGGGGAGATGCCGGTCGCGGTCCCGGAGAGCCTCCGCGACGCCAGGACCCGGATGGCCTGGCTCGCGCACTGCCTCGGGCTCTGCGACGAGGTCTACGCCCGGGGCGAAGCCGTCCTCGGGACGCTCCGCATCCCGATCACCCTCGACCCCGCGGCGATCCCGGTCGACGTGCAGGAGACCGTCCCGGTCTGCCTGCCGGTGCCCGACGACGTCCCCGCGGCGCCCGTCCCGGCGGGCATTCCTTCCAATGGGAAGAAGGAGCGGGTCTACTCGGCAAGCGAGCTTGAGGCGTACCTCCGCGGCCCGGCGGAGTCACGGTTGCCGGTGTTCGCCGCCGGGGAGGATGCGCTGACCCGCGGCCTCGTCGTCCACGAGGTCTTCCGCGGCCGCGATCCCGCCGCGGTGCTGCGGCGGTACGGGCTGGACCCTGCCGGGGCTGTGGAGTACCAGGAACTCTACGTCCGGTTCCTTGCATCGCCCCTGATGCGGGGGATCGTCCGCGACCACCGCGAGGTGCCGTTTTCGGCCCGGGTGAACGGGTTTGCGTTCAGGGGGGTCATCGACCGGCTGGTGCAGCGGGTGAACGGCACCTGGATGCTCATCGACTACAAGACCGGGACGCCGGGGGACGCCGGGGAGTATGCGATCCAGATGGCGGTCTATCATCGCGCCGCCGCCCAGATCCTCAGCGCTCCGGTCACGCCCTACCTCTATTTCGTCGATGCCGACCGCTGGGCGGAGATCGAGGTGGACGAGGATCTGGTCTTTGCCGAGATTTCCCGTGCGATCAGCGGGATCGAGGAGGAAGGTCTTTGA